In one window of Psychrobacter sp. P2G3 DNA:
- a CDS encoding FMN-binding glutamate synthase family protein, with translation MPQSRTNLNPEPKTNSPYLVGVLLRYSTFAAAVLLFLAGLLLMNWWLIILGGFGVCLGIYDVIQSKHAILRNYPVAGHIRYVLEDFRPEIRQYLLENDKEQVPFSRQQRALVYQRAKNVSDTNAFGTLDNLYTPGKEWFLQSAVSQPLENQDFRIMVGGERCQQPHNMSVFNISAMSFGSLSANAIMALNQGAKMGGFTHDTGEGAISPYHRKFGGDLIWELGTGYFGCRDDDGNFDPQSFAEKAVDPQVKMIEIKLSQGAKPGKGGVLPAEKITQEIADTRQVPTGQDCVSPSSHTAFSTPRELVTFWQQLRELSGSKPVGFKLCIGQPWQFMAIVKAMIEADNYPDFIVIDGAEGGTGAAPVEFMDNVGMPMVEGFLLVHNTLVGAGIRDKIKLGVSGKIVSGFDIARLIALGADWCNSARGFMFAVGCIQSRSCHTNTCPTGVATQDPYRQKALDVPSKAERVASFHKNTLKSLSNIVGAVGLQHPSQLQPYHIARRLDDGQIKLLSKFFYFTDRGALLNSSARADVFNQMWVMANPDSFLANNDALIAYNKDSRDKGRETTTSTEQSLGNFASITGGGQLIGNVNNTFREFPSTSD, from the coding sequence ATGCCCCAATCTCGTACCAATCTAAACCCAGAACCCAAAACCAATTCGCCTTATTTAGTCGGTGTGCTGTTACGTTACAGCACTTTTGCCGCTGCTGTCTTGCTGTTTTTAGCAGGGCTATTATTGATGAATTGGTGGCTGATTATTCTTGGCGGGTTTGGAGTATGTTTGGGGATTTATGACGTCATACAGTCAAAGCATGCCATCTTGAGAAACTATCCAGTGGCGGGGCATATTCGCTACGTACTTGAAGACTTTCGTCCTGAGATTCGTCAGTATTTGTTAGAAAACGATAAAGAGCAAGTGCCGTTTTCACGCCAGCAGCGCGCCCTTGTTTATCAACGCGCCAAGAACGTCAGTGATACCAATGCCTTTGGTACGTTGGATAATTTATATACGCCCGGTAAAGAATGGTTTTTGCAGTCGGCGGTCAGCCAGCCTCTAGAAAACCAAGATTTTCGCATCATGGTCGGTGGCGAACGTTGTCAGCAGCCGCATAATATGTCAGTATTCAATATCTCAGCGATGAGCTTTGGGAGCTTATCTGCCAACGCCATTATGGCGCTTAATCAAGGCGCTAAGATGGGCGGATTCACCCATGATACCGGTGAAGGTGCGATTAGCCCCTATCACCGTAAATTTGGTGGCGATTTGATTTGGGAGTTGGGTACCGGTTATTTTGGTTGCCGTGATGATGATGGCAATTTTGATCCACAGTCTTTTGCCGAAAAAGCCGTCGACCCTCAAGTAAAAATGATTGAGATTAAGCTATCTCAAGGGGCGAAGCCTGGTAAAGGTGGCGTGTTGCCAGCGGAAAAAATCACCCAAGAGATTGCTGATACGCGTCAAGTGCCTACTGGTCAAGATTGCGTCTCGCCCTCTTCCCATACGGCATTTAGCACTCCGCGCGAGCTAGTTACTTTTTGGCAGCAGCTACGTGAGTTGTCGGGCAGCAAACCAGTCGGCTTTAAGCTATGTATTGGACAGCCTTGGCAGTTTATGGCGATTGTCAAAGCCATGATAGAAGCTGATAACTATCCTGACTTTATTGTCATTGATGGCGCAGAAGGCGGCACAGGCGCAGCACCAGTTGAATTTATGGATAACGTTGGCATGCCAATGGTTGAAGGGTTTTTATTGGTACACAACACCTTAGTTGGCGCTGGCATCCGTGACAAAATCAAGCTTGGCGTCAGTGGTAAGATCGTATCCGGCTTCGACATTGCTCGCCTAATCGCACTGGGTGCAGATTGGTGTAACTCAGCACGTGGCTTTATGTTTGCCGTTGGCTGTATTCAGTCGCGCTCTTGTCATACCAACACCTGCCCGACAGGCGTTGCGACCCAAGACCCCTATCGTCAAAAGGCGCTCGATGTGCCTAGTAAAGCTGAGCGCGTCGCAAGCTTTCATAAGAATACGCTCAAATCACTTTCTAATATCGTCGGTGCCGTTGGTCTACAACATCCGAGTCAGTTGCAGCCTTATCATATTGCGCGTCGTCTAGATGACGGGCAGATAAAACTTTTATCGAAATTCTTTTATTTCACTGATAGAGGCGCCCTACTTAATAGTAGCGCCCGCGCGGACGTGTTTAATCAGATGTGGGTCATGGCAAATCCTGATAGCTTTTTAGCAAATAACGATGCCCTAATTGCTTATAATAAAGATTCACGAGATAAAGGTAGAGAAACCACCACATCAACGGAACAGAGCCTTGGGAACTTCGCTAGCATCACTGGCGGTGGACAGTTAATCGGCAACGTCAACAATACTTTTCGCGAATTTCCATCTACTAGCGATTGA
- a CDS encoding CaiB/BaiF CoA-transferase family protein, with protein MSTTLQPSNAQDDVDNAPRAALQGIKVLDLSRVLAGPSCTQVLADLGAEVIKVERPGIGDETRHWAPPKFSDDTSAYYATINRNKKSLTVDITKPAGQVIIKQLIADSDIVVENFKVGGLKKYGLDYDSLKQDNPRLIYASLTGFGQTGPDAKRPGYDYIIQGLSGLMSITGPSDGEPHKVGVAVVDLFAGLQLTIGIQAALLARQHNGLGQHVDVALLDSALAMLANVGMNHLASGTVPPRLGNQHPNIVPYQVFAGQSEEHFILACGNDSQFAKLCEVLGVDWHTDIRFMTNPARVAERDLLCDELAKKFAEHPRAYWLEVLDQVGIPCGAIHNIAEALAMPQAQAREMIVDFAAQGSPVKALGSPIKLSGSPVTYRTPPPKLSEHTDSTLADLGYDSEMIAKLKADGIV; from the coding sequence ATGAGTACAACATTACAACCTTCTAATGCACAAGACGATGTTGATAATGCACCACGGGCAGCATTACAGGGTATCAAGGTATTAGATTTATCGAGAGTATTGGCAGGTCCATCTTGTACGCAAGTTTTAGCAGATCTTGGCGCAGAAGTTATCAAGGTTGAACGTCCTGGCATCGGCGATGAAACTCGCCACTGGGCCCCGCCAAAATTCAGCGATGACACTTCTGCCTATTATGCGACTATTAACCGCAATAAAAAATCGCTCACTGTTGATATTACTAAACCTGCAGGACAAGTCATTATCAAGCAGTTAATCGCTGATAGCGATATCGTGGTGGAAAACTTTAAGGTTGGCGGTCTTAAGAAATATGGCTTGGATTACGATAGCTTGAAACAAGACAATCCGCGCCTGATTTATGCGTCATTGACAGGTTTTGGACAAACGGGACCAGATGCTAAGCGTCCAGGTTACGATTATATTATTCAGGGCTTATCAGGACTGATGAGTATCACTGGTCCTAGTGATGGTGAACCGCATAAGGTTGGCGTTGCCGTTGTTGATTTATTTGCAGGCTTGCAGCTCACGATTGGTATCCAAGCGGCACTATTAGCGCGTCAACATAACGGACTTGGGCAGCACGTTGATGTGGCGCTACTCGATAGTGCGCTGGCAATGTTAGCCAATGTCGGTATGAATCATTTAGCGTCAGGAACTGTACCGCCAAGACTGGGTAACCAGCATCCTAATATCGTGCCTTATCAAGTGTTTGCAGGTCAGAGTGAAGAGCATTTCATTTTAGCATGTGGTAATGACAGTCAATTTGCCAAACTTTGTGAAGTGCTAGGAGTCGATTGGCATACCGATATTCGTTTTATGACCAATCCTGCACGAGTTGCAGAGCGTGATCTATTGTGTGATGAGCTGGCTAAGAAGTTTGCTGAGCACCCGCGTGCGTATTGGTTGGAGGTTTTAGATCAGGTAGGTATTCCGTGCGGTGCTATTCATAATATCGCTGAAGCCTTAGCAATGCCGCAAGCACAAGCACGTGAGATGATTGTTGATTTCGCCGCGCAAGGCAGTCCTGTAAAAGCACTTGGTAGTCCTATTAAGCTTTCAGGGTCTCCCGTCACTTATCGTACGCCGCCACCAAAATTAAGCGAGCATACTGACAGCACGCTTGCAGATCTTGGTTATGATAGTGAGATGATAGCGAAGCTTAAAGCTGATGGAATTGTTTAG
- a CDS encoding phosphodiester glycosidase family protein, translating to MPSFVFALPLSLALLALSVSACQPIGADASDSDTENWSCQSQDTPFTYSICSVNADALNSERYSLQLFWQQPGDTQPLLTFDNLLATLPTNQTLNFAMNAGMYNESYAPIGYTVIKGKEIRALNLNEGGGNFHLLPNGVMWWDKSGNVQITESNALDEQIKNDEAKPWYATQSGPMLVINDEIHPQFNSDSNSIKFRNGAGVCSDGSIRLVNSNEPVTFYQFASLFKNDLSCPNALFLDGGIASALYAPSIDKHDKKEMGVMIGVVELK from the coding sequence ATGCCAAGTTTCGTTTTTGCCTTACCCTTATCATTAGCACTGCTAGCGTTAAGCGTCAGTGCTTGCCAACCAATAGGCGCTGATGCGTCTGACAGCGACACAGAAAACTGGTCATGTCAGTCGCAAGATACGCCATTTACTTATAGTATTTGTAGCGTTAACGCTGACGCGTTAAATAGCGAACGTTATTCACTACAGCTTTTTTGGCAACAGCCCGGCGATACGCAGCCATTGCTTACTTTTGATAACTTATTAGCGACATTACCAACTAACCAAACGCTTAATTTTGCTATGAATGCAGGCATGTATAACGAAAGTTACGCGCCGATTGGTTATACAGTCATTAAAGGTAAAGAGATTCGCGCCTTAAACCTAAACGAAGGTGGTGGCAATTTCCATTTACTGCCTAATGGGGTCATGTGGTGGGATAAATCTGGCAATGTACAAATTACCGAAAGCAACGCTTTAGATGAACAGATTAAGAATGACGAAGCTAAGCCTTGGTATGCCACGCAATCAGGGCCGATGCTAGTCATCAACGATGAGATACACCCGCAGTTTAACTCGGATAGCAACTCAATCAAGTTTCGTAATGGTGCAGGTGTTTGCAGTGATGGCAGTATACGTCTCGTTAATAGTAATGAGCCTGTGACGTTTTATCAGTTTGCATCGCTGTTTAAAAATGACTTAAGCTGTCCGAATGCACTATTTTTAGATGGCGGGATTGCTTCGGCATTATATGCACCCAGTATCGATAAACACGATAAAAAAGAGATGGGTGTCATGATTGGAGTGGTTGAGTTGAAGTAA
- a CDS encoding acyl-CoA dehydrogenase — translation MATSTRPSFDWEDPFLLRGQLTDEERMVNDSSRQFFQKELMPGIIEANRHENFDRNIMRQMGEMGLLGVTIEGYGCAGLSSVAYGLIAKEVEAVDSGYRSAMSVQSSLVMHPIHAYGTEEQREKYLPKLATGEYVGCFGLTEPDSGSDPASMSTRARAVDGGYELTGNKMWITNSPIADVFVVWAKDDAGDIRGFILDKGMKGLSAPKIEGKFSLRASVTGEIVMDKVFVPEANAFPDIRGLKGPFGCLNKARYGIAWGAMGAAEFCWKGARQYTLDRKQFGRPLAATQLVQLKLANMQTEIALGLQAALRVGRLMDEDNAAPEMISLIKRNNCGKALDIARVSRDMHGGNGISDEFHIIRHVMNLEAVNTYEGTHDIHALILGRSQTGIQAFY, via the coding sequence ATGGCAACATCTACTCGCCCAAGTTTTGATTGGGAAGATCCTTTTTTATTACGTGGTCAGTTAACCGATGAAGAGCGTATGGTCAATGACAGCTCACGTCAGTTTTTTCAAAAAGAGCTAATGCCTGGCATTATTGAAGCCAATCGCCATGAGAACTTTGATCGCAACATTATGCGCCAAATGGGCGAGATGGGCTTGCTTGGTGTGACGATCGAGGGTTACGGCTGTGCTGGCTTGTCAAGCGTGGCTTATGGTTTGATTGCTAAAGAGGTTGAAGCAGTAGATTCTGGTTATCGTTCAGCGATGAGTGTGCAGTCAAGTTTGGTTATGCATCCTATCCATGCCTACGGTACTGAAGAGCAAAGAGAGAAGTACCTACCTAAGCTTGCAACTGGCGAGTATGTCGGTTGCTTTGGTCTGACCGAGCCAGATTCAGGTTCAGATCCTGCGTCAATGTCGACTCGTGCGCGCGCTGTCGATGGCGGTTATGAGCTGACTGGTAATAAAATGTGGATTACTAACAGTCCTATCGCTGATGTGTTTGTCGTTTGGGCAAAAGATGATGCAGGCGACATTCGTGGCTTTATCTTAGATAAAGGTATGAAAGGCTTATCAGCACCGAAGATCGAAGGTAAGTTCTCACTTCGTGCTTCAGTCACTGGTGAAATCGTCATGGATAAAGTATTTGTCCCTGAAGCCAATGCTTTCCCAGATATCCGTGGTCTTAAAGGTCCGTTTGGCTGTTTAAACAAAGCCCGTTATGGTATCGCATGGGGTGCAATGGGCGCAGCTGAGTTTTGCTGGAAAGGCGCACGTCAGTACACGCTAGATCGTAAGCAGTTTGGACGTCCACTAGCAGCAACGCAGTTGGTACAGTTAAAGCTTGCTAATATGCAAACTGAGATTGCTCTTGGTTTACAAGCGGCACTACGTGTGGGTCGTTTGATGGACGAAGACAATGCAGCGCCTGAGATGATTTCATTAATTAAGCGTAATAACTGCGGCAAGGCATTAGATATCGCTCGTGTTTCTCGTGATATGCACGGTGGTAATGGTATCTCTGATGAGTTCCATATCATTCGCCATGTTATGAACTTAGAAGCGGTGAATACTTATGAAGGTACGCATGATATCCATGCACTTATCCTAGGTCGTTCGCAGACTGGCATTCAAGCGTTTTATTAA
- a CDS encoding NAD-dependent succinate-semialdehyde dehydrogenase, with the protein MSQLPQSTLKLSNPDLLKQHCLIKDGWHAASDEATIEVSNPFNGEVIGSIPSLTTDDVNDAVAASHEAQITWAAKTPKERAELLQKWADLIDANKEDLAIIMTAEQGKPLNESRGEVGYANSFIRWFAEEGKRVYGDVIPANQSQLRHVILKQPVGVCAAITPWNFPAAMITRKAAPALAAGCTMIIKPATETPFSALALGALAEQAGIPAGVIQVVTGKSSVIGDILTGDARIHKLSFTGSTEVGRTLMAQCAPTIKKLSLELGGNAPFIVFDDADLEKAAEGLIASKYRNAGQTCVCANRVYVQDSIKDAFLDVFVKKVAELKVGNGLEEGVDIGPLINKKALEKVQALLKDALDKGATLIAGGSTNSASELTYNPTVITDLSSDMDIAHEEIFGPIATIFTFKDEEDVIRKANDTIYGLAAYFYSGDYARSWRVTEGLEYGIIGHNTGLISTEVAPFGGVKQSGFGREGSKYGIEEYVVTKYWCSDIS; encoded by the coding sequence ATGTCACAACTGCCACAGTCTACGCTAAAGCTATCAAACCCAGACCTACTCAAACAACATTGCTTGATTAAAGACGGATGGCATGCCGCCAGTGATGAGGCAACTATTGAAGTGAGCAATCCTTTCAACGGCGAAGTCATTGGTAGTATTCCAAGCCTGACGACCGATGATGTCAACGATGCGGTTGCTGCTTCTCATGAAGCACAAATCACTTGGGCGGCCAAAACCCCAAAAGAGCGTGCTGAGCTACTACAAAAGTGGGCAGACCTCATCGATGCCAATAAAGAAGATTTGGCTATCATTATGACCGCTGAACAAGGCAAGCCTTTAAATGAATCACGTGGTGAAGTTGGCTATGCCAATAGCTTTATCCGCTGGTTTGCCGAAGAAGGCAAGCGTGTTTACGGTGATGTTATCCCTGCTAATCAATCACAACTGCGCCATGTCATCCTAAAACAGCCTGTTGGTGTCTGCGCGGCCATCACGCCTTGGAACTTTCCAGCGGCGATGATTACTCGTAAAGCAGCGCCTGCATTAGCGGCAGGCTGTACGATGATTATTAAACCTGCGACCGAAACCCCATTTTCTGCGTTAGCGCTTGGCGCTTTGGCGGAGCAAGCTGGTATTCCGGCAGGCGTTATCCAAGTGGTCACTGGTAAATCATCTGTCATCGGCGACATCCTAACCGGTGATGCTCGCATTCATAAGCTATCGTTCACAGGCTCTACCGAAGTCGGTCGTACTTTGATGGCTCAATGTGCGCCAACTATCAAAAAACTGTCATTAGAGCTAGGTGGTAATGCGCCCTTCATCGTCTTTGATGATGCCGATCTTGAAAAAGCCGCTGAAGGCTTGATTGCTTCTAAATATCGTAACGCTGGTCAAACCTGTGTTTGCGCCAACCGTGTCTATGTTCAAGACAGTATCAAAGATGCATTTTTAGATGTATTCGTCAAAAAAGTGGCTGAGTTGAAAGTGGGTAACGGCTTGGAAGAGGGCGTTGATATTGGCCCTCTGATTAACAAAAAAGCGTTAGAAAAAGTGCAAGCACTACTCAAAGATGCATTAGATAAAGGCGCGACGCTCATTGCTGGAGGCAGCACTAACAGCGCATCGGAGCTGACCTACAATCCAACGGTCATCACTGATCTTAGTAGTGATATGGATATTGCTCACGAAGAAATCTTTGGTCCTATCGCAACTATCTTTACCTTTAAAGATGAAGAAGACGTCATTCGTAAGGCCAACGACACTATCTACGGCTTGGCCGCTTACTTCTATAGTGGCGACTATGCACGCTCATGGCGTGTGACTGAAGGCCTTGAGTACGGCATCATCGGCCATAATACGGGTTTAATTTCTACCGAAGTCGCACCATTTGGTGGCGTCAAGCAATCTGGATTTGGTCGTGAAGGATCAAAATATGGCATCGAAGAATATGTTGTAACCAAATACTGGTGCTCTGATATTAGCTAA
- a CDS encoding helix-turn-helix domain-containing protein: protein MIRKSLATMPLLDRMGATLIRSKEEDDRQFVTALGRGLTLLAAFEHQDQLSHQQLCQMTELPKATVTRLIYTLTTLGFLRTTIHGQYELGSSAVRLSATAWSRHDVVAFAEPLLRQFAAQNEVSVNLATEIEGEMRYLACCRSPARLSVNLQVGSAVPVARTAIGRAFYAASLPTRQAVISSHLQNNLSDTDYSHAQTALNQSAEYYKKYSYTLSDGEFSSDILAVAVGVFDVATGQYAYSLNASVPSANWQSDDYAAVIVPKLQELAERIGNGA, encoded by the coding sequence ATGATAAGAAAATCACTAGCAACTATGCCTTTACTAGATCGAATGGGTGCGACGCTTATTCGAAGCAAAGAGGAAGATGATCGGCAATTTGTCACTGCCCTTGGCCGTGGCTTAACCCTACTTGCTGCATTTGAACATCAAGATCAGCTAAGTCACCAGCAATTATGTCAAATGACAGAACTGCCAAAGGCGACTGTTACACGCTTAATTTATACCTTAACTACGCTTGGGTTTTTGCGTACGACGATACACGGTCAGTACGAATTGGGTAGTAGCGCGGTACGACTAAGTGCGACGGCATGGAGTCGTCATGATGTGGTCGCGTTTGCCGAGCCATTACTCCGTCAGTTTGCTGCTCAAAATGAAGTCTCAGTAAACTTGGCGACAGAAATCGAAGGTGAAATGCGCTACTTAGCTTGCTGCCGTAGCCCTGCTCGCCTATCCGTGAATCTACAAGTAGGCTCAGCGGTCCCCGTCGCACGAACCGCTATTGGACGTGCGTTCTATGCGGCAAGCTTACCAACCAGACAAGCGGTCATTAGCTCTCACTTGCAAAATAATTTATCTGACACAGATTACAGCCATGCGCAAACAGCGTTAAATCAGTCAGCAGAATATTATAAGAAGTACAGTTATACGTTGTCTGACGGCGAGTTTTCTAGTGATATATTAGCAGTAGCCGTTGGGGTATTTGATGTTGCCACTGGACAGTATGCCTATTCACTCAATGCCAGCGTTCCGAGTGCTAATTGGCAAAGCGACGACTATGCAGCGGTAATTGTGCCTAAGTTGCAGGAATTGGCTGAGCGGATTGGAAATGGTGCTTAG
- the gabT gene encoding 4-aminobutyrate--2-oxoglutarate transaminase, with product MTTTNQSLFERRKAVLPTGLGVAFPIFAEKAKNSEVWDVEGNRYIDFVGGISVLNTGHSHPKITQRVHEQLDKFTHTAAQMINYECYVDLAEKLCEKAPISGEKKAFFLTTGAEAVENCIKIARAKTRRPGVISFVGGWHGRTLMCMSLTGKVLPYKKNFGPMPGPVFHALFPAEELNVTEAQALHSLEMIFQADIDPSEVAAMIIEPVQGEGGFHQVTPSFAKSLRDICDEHGIVLIFDEVQCGFARTGTLFASEQLGVEPDLMTSAKSLAGGYPISAVIGRADIMDAPQVGGLGGTYAGNPLACVAALAVMEVIEEENLLERSVEIGDKIEAFLKGLNLSSIGHIRHKGAMLAFELIDSEGKPDTDATANLKTKSFEQGLLLASCGMHGNAIRVMVPLTVEDEVLQEGLDIIKGILTA from the coding sequence ATGACTACTACCAATCAATCATTGTTTGAGCGCCGTAAAGCTGTTTTACCAACAGGGCTTGGGGTTGCGTTTCCTATTTTTGCAGAAAAAGCAAAGAACTCAGAAGTTTGGGACGTTGAAGGCAATCGTTATATCGACTTCGTTGGTGGTATTTCAGTATTGAATACTGGTCACAGCCATCCAAAAATCACTCAGCGTGTGCATGAGCAACTAGATAAGTTCACCCATACTGCGGCGCAAATGATCAACTACGAATGCTACGTGGATCTTGCTGAAAAACTTTGTGAAAAAGCCCCTATCAGCGGTGAGAAAAAAGCTTTCTTCTTAACCACTGGTGCTGAAGCGGTTGAAAACTGTATCAAGATTGCACGTGCTAAAACGCGTCGTCCAGGTGTGATTTCTTTCGTTGGCGGTTGGCATGGTCGTACCTTAATGTGCATGAGCCTAACGGGTAAAGTATTGCCATACAAAAAGAACTTTGGTCCTATGCCAGGTCCTGTGTTTCATGCGCTATTCCCTGCTGAAGAGCTAAATGTTACAGAAGCTCAAGCACTGCATAGCCTTGAGATGATCTTCCAAGCGGATATTGATCCTAGTGAAGTGGCCGCGATGATTATCGAGCCAGTACAAGGCGAGGGTGGCTTCCATCAAGTAACGCCTTCATTTGCTAAATCTTTACGCGACATCTGTGATGAGCACGGCATCGTCCTAATTTTTGATGAAGTACAGTGTGGTTTTGCTAGAACAGGTACTTTATTTGCAAGTGAGCAGTTAGGCGTTGAGCCTGATTTGATGACCAGTGCCAAGAGCTTGGCTGGTGGTTATCCTATCTCTGCGGTCATTGGTCGTGCTGATATTATGGATGCCCCTCAAGTAGGCGGTTTAGGTGGTACTTATGCTGGTAACCCACTTGCTTGTGTAGCAGCGTTAGCGGTTATGGAAGTGATTGAAGAAGAAAACTTACTTGAGCGTAGTGTGGAGATTGGCGACAAAATTGAAGCATTCTTAAAGGGCTTAAACCTTAGCAGTATTGGTCATATCCGCCATAAAGGCGCGATGCTAGCTTTTGAGCTAATCGACAGCGAAGGCAAGCCTGATACTGATGCAACGGCTAACCTAAAAACCAAATCTTTCGAGCAAGGATTATTATTAGCATCTTGTGGAATGCACGGCAACGCCATTCGTGTGATGGTACCGCTAACAGTTGAAGATGAAGTCCTACAAGAAGGTCTTGATATTATTAAGGGTATTCTAACTGCTTAA
- a CDS encoding IclR family transcriptional regulator has translation MSSTAVPALDKTFQILDLITASSQPLTAAHIAKELELPRSSTHNILQSLLTKHVIYKDTENRFHLGSYLMYWAGKYEQQQGVIQLFKDLIVQYPALLQHTVTLSKLDLGEVVFLACHEAPAPLGFTFRAGVRVPAVFSATGKAMLSTLSMDTIETLYESDFPKPITPNGVDNFASLSDELTAIHSSRISLDDGQLREGMYCLGTYIRNASGTAVAGMAVSFLQVEYESKRAEVSAVLIELAKQIEQRLGFIPSHSA, from the coding sequence ATGAGCTCGACCGCCGTTCCTGCGTTAGATAAAACCTTCCAGATTTTAGACTTGATTACGGCCAGCTCTCAGCCTTTAACAGCAGCACATATCGCTAAAGAACTAGAGCTTCCTCGTAGCTCAACTCATAATATTCTACAAAGTCTACTGACCAAGCATGTCATTTATAAAGATACTGAGAATCGCTTTCATCTAGGATCATACTTAATGTATTGGGCGGGCAAATATGAGCAGCAGCAGGGGGTCATACAGTTATTTAAAGATCTAATCGTACAATATCCGGCGCTCCTACAACATACTGTCACCCTATCCAAGCTAGACTTAGGCGAGGTCGTATTTTTGGCCTGTCATGAAGCGCCTGCCCCACTCGGTTTTACCTTCCGTGCTGGGGTGCGCGTACCAGCGGTATTTTCAGCGACCGGCAAGGCTATGCTCTCCACCTTATCTATGGACACCATCGAGACACTATACGAAAGCGACTTTCCTAAACCAATAACCCCAAATGGTGTAGATAATTTTGCTAGTCTATCTGACGAGCTGACCGCTATTCATAGCAGTCGTATCTCATTGGATGATGGGCAACTACGCGAGGGTATGTATTGCTTGGGTACTTATATTCGCAACGCATCTGGCACTGCAGTCGCTGGCATGGCGGTCAGCTTTTTGCAGGTAGAGTATGAATCTAAGCGTGCCGAAGTTAGTGCTGTCCTTATTGAATTAGCTAAACAAATTGAACAGCGCTTAGGCTTTATACCTTCGCATTCAGCCTAG